In Agromyces archimandritae, one genomic interval encodes:
- a CDS encoding HK97 family phage prohead protease has translation MTDYARLLAEHATRELAIRSTDTDRREITGIAVPWGQRADIGGWFTEEFERGSIQDSDGALYFYGHREPIGRIIAYRDTDEGWEITAVVSNTRAGDDALTLARDGVLTRHSVGFRFDQYQVDESGDIPHITHTRAKVHEVSLVPFPAYDGAVVTDVRHAHQPTTKETPMDPEETVRELATELEHTRNAVDELERRFTMDSAPAAPAPDTRSAGEVLRAIVAGDETTIAAYNQLMERAYTGGTTADAPIQDAWIGDLTRLFDASSGVLAAAFSTGSLPAQGMTMEWGELASNTVTVDKQAAEGDDLAYGKVTLTTRTSPVSTYGGYTQLSRQAIERSTLPLLNRSLEALAIAAGARKKAVLRAAFNTLVASRVALADDAGVVGLGATLAAAEAGHWEDALVDAALKYDTENAAPESLIVSPHVFKALRALTVDGERVFTVAEKNASGTLNLPGLTGNLAGLPVRLDPGQSTPSAVFVNARAIRQYDSALVSLQDENIINLSKDFSVYRYGAIAPEVPQLVVPVKIQAA, from the coding sequence ATGACCGACTACGCCCGCCTGCTCGCCGAGCACGCCACGCGCGAGCTCGCGATCCGCTCGACCGACACCGACCGCCGCGAGATCACCGGCATCGCCGTCCCCTGGGGCCAGCGCGCCGATATCGGCGGCTGGTTCACCGAGGAGTTCGAGCGCGGCTCGATCCAGGACTCGGACGGCGCCCTGTACTTCTACGGGCACCGCGAGCCGATCGGGCGCATCATCGCCTACCGCGACACGGATGAGGGATGGGAGATCACCGCCGTCGTGTCCAACACGCGCGCCGGCGACGACGCCCTGACCCTCGCCCGTGACGGCGTGCTCACCCGACACTCGGTCGGGTTCCGCTTCGACCAATACCAGGTCGATGAGTCCGGCGATATCCCGCACATCACCCACACGCGCGCCAAGGTCCACGAGGTCAGCCTCGTGCCGTTCCCCGCCTACGACGGCGCCGTTGTCACCGACGTCCGACACGCCCACCAGCCCACCACGAAGGAGACCCCGATGGACCCCGAAGAGACCGTGCGCGAACTCGCCACCGAGCTCGAGCACACCCGCAACGCTGTCGACGAACTCGAGCGGCGCTTCACGATGGACTCGGCGCCGGCCGCGCCGGCGCCCGACACCCGCTCGGCCGGCGAGGTGCTCCGCGCGATCGTCGCCGGCGACGAGACGACCATCGCCGCCTACAACCAGCTCATGGAACGCGCCTACACCGGCGGCACCACGGCCGACGCGCCCATTCAGGACGCGTGGATCGGCGACCTGACCAGGCTGTTCGACGCCTCCAGCGGTGTGCTGGCCGCAGCGTTCTCGACCGGTTCGCTGCCGGCCCAGGGCATGACGATGGAGTGGGGCGAGCTGGCCAGCAACACCGTCACGGTCGACAAGCAGGCCGCCGAGGGCGATGACCTCGCATACGGCAAGGTGACGCTCACGACCCGCACGTCGCCCGTGTCGACCTACGGCGGGTACACGCAGTTGTCCCGCCAGGCGATCGAGCGCTCGACGCTGCCTCTGCTGAACCGGTCCCTTGAGGCCCTGGCGATCGCCGCCGGCGCCCGCAAGAAAGCCGTGCTGCGCGCCGCGTTCAACACCCTCGTCGCCTCGCGCGTGGCCCTCGCCGACGACGCCGGCGTGGTCGGCCTCGGCGCGACGCTGGCCGCCGCCGAGGCCGGTCACTGGGAAGACGCACTGGTCGACGCCGCCCTCAAGTACGACACCGAGAACGCCGCCCCCGAATCGCTCATCGTCTCGCCCCACGTGTTCAAGGCCCTGCGGGCGCTCACCGTCGACGGCGAGCGGGTCTTCACCGTCGCCGAGAAGAACGCTTCGGGCACCCTGAACCTGCCCGGCCTCACCGGCAACCTCGCCGGCCTGCCCGTCCGCCTCGACCCCGGACAGTCGACCCCCTCGGCCGTGTTCGTCAACGCCCGCGCCATCCGCCAGTACGACAGCGCCCTCGTCTCCCTGCAGGACGAGAACATCATCAACCTGTCCAAGGACTTCAGCGTCTACCGCTACGGGGCGATCGCCCCCGAGGTGCCCCAGCTCGTCGTTCCCGTGAAGATCCAGGCGGCCTAA
- a CDS encoding phage portal protein, producing the protein MGRFADWLFGPAEPAVRAETPPASDPSTAITAPPRSAARRAVTTGDAFSISMVYRGIQIHAVAAKQLSLGAERGGKAVKSTPSLLRRPDVSMSRSAFIEQSVVSLACTGNAYWLKTLDEAGQVRNVEVLNPLDAAPLADEAGRLAGYQYRGRTLAPREIQHLSLLRVPGSLKGLGPIQAAQIELRGALDLRDYAANWFEDSGVPNGVLKSDQHLTADAAKQAKATWQESQGARKGVAVLGAGLSYQQIFLSPADAQFLESQKFTVTQVARLLGVPASLMLASVEGSTQTYANVEQDWLGYVRFSLMSYLVEIEDALTELLPRGVEARFNVEGLLRSDTTTRYAAHRTAIEAGFMTVAEVREIENLGPMPAAAPAPEPAAPAPSAAEEATE; encoded by the coding sequence ATGGGGCGGTTCGCTGACTGGCTGTTCGGCCCGGCCGAGCCGGCCGTGCGCGCCGAGACCCCGCCGGCCTCCGACCCGTCCACGGCGATCACTGCCCCGCCGCGCTCGGCGGCCCGGCGGGCCGTGACGACAGGCGACGCGTTCTCGATCTCGATGGTCTACCGCGGCATCCAGATCCACGCCGTCGCCGCCAAGCAGCTCTCGCTCGGCGCCGAGCGCGGCGGCAAGGCCGTCAAGTCCACCCCGTCGCTGCTGCGCCGGCCCGACGTGAGCATGTCGCGCTCGGCGTTCATCGAGCAGTCCGTCGTGTCGCTGGCCTGCACCGGCAACGCGTACTGGCTGAAGACCCTTGACGAGGCCGGGCAGGTCCGAAACGTCGAGGTGCTGAATCCGCTGGACGCCGCCCCGCTCGCCGACGAGGCCGGCCGGCTCGCCGGCTACCAGTACCGCGGCCGCACCCTCGCCCCGCGCGAGATCCAGCACCTGAGTCTGCTGCGCGTGCCCGGCTCCCTGAAGGGCCTCGGCCCGATCCAGGCCGCCCAGATCGAGCTGCGCGGCGCCCTGGATCTCCGCGACTACGCCGCGAACTGGTTCGAGGACTCCGGCGTACCCAACGGTGTGCTGAAGTCGGACCAGCACCTCACGGCCGATGCCGCCAAGCAGGCCAAGGCCACCTGGCAGGAATCGCAGGGCGCGCGCAAGGGCGTCGCCGTCCTCGGCGCCGGCCTCTCGTACCAGCAGATCTTCCTCTCGCCGGCCGACGCCCAGTTCCTCGAGTCGCAGAAGTTCACCGTCACCCAAGTCGCACGTCTGCTCGGCGTGCCTGCCTCGCTCATGCTCGCCTCGGTCGAGGGCTCCACCCAGACCTACGCGAACGTCGAACAGGACTGGCTCGGCTACGTGCGGTTCTCGCTCATGTCCTACCTCGTGGAGATCGAGGACGCCCTGACCGAGCTGCTGCCGCGCGGCGTCGAGGCCCGCTTCAACGTCGAGGGCCTGCTGCGCAGCGACACCACGACCCGCTACGCGGCGCACCGCACCGCGATCGAGGCCGGCTTCATGACCGTCGCCGAGGTCCGCGAGATCGAAAACCTTGGCCCCATGCCCGCCGCCGCGCCAGCTCCCGAGCCGGCCGCGCCGGCCCCGTCCGCCGCCGAGGAGGCCACCGAATGA